From one Culex quinquefasciatus strain JHB chromosome 3, VPISU_Cqui_1.0_pri_paternal, whole genome shotgun sequence genomic stretch:
- the LOC6035852 gene encoding uncharacterized protein LOC6035852, with the protein MSATSKSIKNPKASKTIRNVLVQPFKTKWPLVNENDAKRVTKFLEEVPRDHVVVGTNAALELLHTAKACALFLTSDFHPHILGKQIIRMARRNLSTVKILAIPGLKWDDNLQKMIAIRSGGQRVDSLLQAMEEIIKANDFEDDLCASTVSIKKDELRKRKVATKMGPEEISGLYLTRSESNQRAFIPRISSYATKSKVGDAKTDWGEFISFNKSTPESMEFESEEEDLEQKVNIAGKLNAKSNESLRKQSGPYIGLTVNRIQGNPNRRKNPKMKKIK; encoded by the exons atgagtGCAACAAGTAAATCGATCAAGAACCCCAAAGCGTCAAAAACAATTCGGAACGTTCTGGTTCAGCCGTTCAAGACAAAATG GCCTCTTGTCAATGAAAACGATGCTAAACGTGTTACCAAATTCCTGGAAGAAGTACCTCG AGACCACGTCGTGGTCGGTACAAACGCCGCCCTCGAGCTACTCCACACGGCGAAAGCGTGCGCCCTCTTCCTCACGTCCGACTTTCATCCCCATATCTTGGGCAAGCAAATCATCCGAATGGCCCGGCGCAACCTTTCAACGGTAAAAATTCTTGCCATTCCCGGTTTAAAATGGGACGACAACCTGCAGAAAATGATCGCCATCAGAAGCGGCGGCCAGAGGGTGGACTCACTTTTGCAGGCCATGGAGGAAATTATCAAGGCGAATGACTTTGAGGATGACTTGTGCGCATCGACGGTTTCGATCAAGAAGGATGAGTTGAGGAAGCGGAAAGTTGCTACTAAAATGGGCCCTGAAGAGATTTCTGGGTTGTACCTCACCCGTTCGGAATCGAACCAACGTGCGTTTATTCCCAGAATTTCAAGCTACGCGACTAAATCGAAGGTTGGCGACGCCAAGACTGATTGGGGCGAATTTATTTCTTTCAACAAATCAACTCCAGAATCTATGGAGTTTGAGAGTGAAGAGGAAGACCTAGAACAGAAAGTGAACATTGCGGGCAAGCTGAACGCGAAGAGTAACGAAAGTCTGAGAAAGCAAAGTGGTCCTTACATTGGACTGACTGTGAACCGAATTCAAGGTAATCCAAACAGGAGGAAGAATCccaaaatgaagaaaataaaataa
- the LOC6035853 gene encoding LOW QUALITY PROTEIN: probable serine/threonine-protein kinase DDB_G0288147 (The sequence of the model RefSeq protein was modified relative to this genomic sequence to represent the inferred CDS: inserted 1 base in 1 codon; deleted 4 bases in 2 codons) — GEENASEERRSDDNTWVNFETDFDEDEMMQNDDAGAVAVATEEPLDDFQKLMKQLEQMKAKPLFTKEEEQEVKEDDQLFDDDDYEDVDSLSRQQQQRDEESKRKLFDDDDDDYYDDYSDEEVDSKRXKVEAKSSTDSKNVMQDFIKGKTASHRFKSRFDDFADDGDELLSSGNRKLRKNDSIKVISTPNGKVGIVYKVEPKAPEDDKAKKSSESQSGTPEVQQKITPVITADGKVALLYRGASDNSETFRNKYEPITNKDILTQLIDNNSNNKSTFSSSSGNANNSIKNITTLNSIYSSNYDSYDSFNRNSNNVIIDPATIESDSVEGSINHRQLANGAEPQATPSAEVVNPSTFTTTATTTTTTIVAATSITTTTTTTAWEDTHPDENEGLLQERGGENTLLINRPLSEVLGIKKNLYLDTSVKIPNIETSTHKMRITNNNNLLSSLLQHQRYQRSCQQHRQRQQPHHQQLREQNFRNNANVEYEDRLSLGDRGGYSVNGFSRSRFYINRRTTPALPPRVIKEESDEEWATNGDDNSVPEVINLAIIPAFEHEIDEKYIRAQHGDDHHRRHRHHYANGGHPKTVHCAMQAMVSCVVLRTFFGIAGAFFRTRVLDRVLNW; from the exons GGCGAGGAAAATGCCAGCGAAGAGCGGAGGAGTGATGATAATACGTGGGTCAATTTCGAGACCGACTTTGACGAGGACGAGATGATGCAGAATGATGATGCGGGAGCGGTCGCGGTTGCGACCGAGGAGCCGCTGGACGACTTCCAGAAGCTGATGAAACAGCTGGAACAGATGAAGGCAAAGCCTCTGTTTACGAAGGAGGAAGAGCAGGAGGTGAAGGAGGACGATCAGCTGTTTGACGACGATGATTACGAGGACGTCGACTCGTTAAGCaga caacagcaacagcggGATGAGGAAAGCAAGCGGAAGCTTttcgacgacgatgatgacgacTATTACGATGATTACAGCGATGAGGAGGTGGACAGTAAAA ATAAAGTGGAGGCAAAGTCGTCCACGGACAGTAAGAATGTGATGCAGGATTTCATCAAGGGAAAGACGGCGTCACATCGGTTCAAATCGCGCTTTGACGACTTTGCGGACGACGGCGATGAGTTACTGTCGTCTGGCAATCGCAAGCTGCGCAAGAACGACTCGATCAAGGTGATCTCCACCCCGAACGGGAAGGTAGGAATTGTGTACAAAGTGGAACCGAAGGCGCCCGAAGACGACAAAGCGAAGAAGAGTAGCGAGAGTCAGAGCGGGACGCCCGAGGTTCAGCAGAAAATTACGCCGGTCATAACGGCCGACGGCAAGGTGGCTCTCCTGTACCGTGGTGCCTCGGATAACAGCGAAACCTTCCGAAACAAGTACGAGCCCATTACCAATAAGGACATTCTGACACAACTGATCGACAATAATAGCAACAACAAGAGTACTTTTAGTAGCAGTAGCGGTAACGCTAACAacagtattaaaaatattaccACTTTGAATAGTATTTATAGTAGTAATTACGATAGTTATGATAGTTTTAATAGAAACAGCAACAATGTGATCATAGACCCGGCAACGATCGAATCTGATTCGGTCGAAGGCTCAATAAACCATAGACAGCTCGCGAACGGCGCAGAACCGCAAGCGACGCCATCCGCCGAGGTGGTGAACCCAAGTACTTTTACTACTACTGCCACTACAACTACTACCACTATTGTTGCTGCTACCAGCATCACAACCACAACAACGACAACGGCGTGGGAAGACACGCACCCGGACGAGAACGAAGGGCTTCTGCAGGAACGCGGTGGGGAGAACACCCTCCTCATCAATCGTCCCCTGTCGGAAGTGTTAGGCATTAAGAAAAACCTGTACCTAGATACTAGCGTCAAGATACCAAATATCGAAACTTCAACCCACAAAATGCGGATAACGAACAACAACAATCTGCTGTCCTCACTGCTG CAGCATCAACGGTACCAGCGAAGCTGCCAACAACACCGGCAACGCCAACAACCGCATCATCAGCAACTACGTGAGCAAAACTTCCGCAACAACGCCAACGTCGAGTATGAAGATCGCCTCTCCCTCGGTGACCGCGGTGGCTACAGTGTGAACGGGTTCAGCCGATCTCGATTTTACATCAACCGACGAACCACGCCAGCACTCCCACCGCGAGTCATCAAAGAAGAAAGCGACGAAGAGTGGGCCACCAACGGGGACGACAACTCCGTACCGGAGGTGATCAACCTCGCCATCATCCCCGCGTTCGAGCACGAGATCGACGAAAAGTACATCCGAGCGCAGCACGGCGACGACCACCACCGGCGCCATCGGCATCACTACGCCAACGGGGGCCACCCGAAGACGGTGCACTGTGCGATGCAGGCCATGGTCTCGTGCGTCGTGCTCAGGACGTTCTTTGGCATCGCGGGTGCGTTCTTCCGGACGAGGGTGCTCGACCGCGTGCTGAATTGGTAA
- the LOC6035854 gene encoding LOW QUALITY PROTEIN: protein slit (The sequence of the model RefSeq protein was modified relative to this genomic sequence to represent the inferred CDS: inserted 1 base in 1 codon) encodes MASARGLWSRRPSSPSSCAMLTVLLFVCLAGQLARCDPYGGGHFGGGGVGGLGGSSGGLNGEQQRCPRLCSCTGQTVDCSHRGLTQVPRKIPLDTDRLDLQGNNITVIYESDFQSLSKLRILQLTDNQIYTIEKDALLDLISLERLRLNSNRLKSIPDNFLSSAANLLRLDLSHNALAAIPKRAFKGATSLRSLQLDNNQITCLDEQAIKGLAELEILTLNNNNITTLARDMFTGMPRLRALRLSENPFACDCHLSWLARYLKNAPRLAPYTRCHSPSQLKGQNVADLHDQEFKCSGLTENAPMECGGRSLCPHPCRCADGIVDCREKSLTSVPATLPEDTTELRLEQNYITEIPPKAFAAHRRLKRIDLSNNNISRVAYDAFSGLKSLTSLVLYGNKIKDLPASVFKGLTSLQLLLLNANEITCVRKDAFKDLQNLSLLSLYDNNIQTLANGTFDALKSIQTLHLARNPFICDCNLRWLGDYLHQNPIETSGARCDSPKRMQRRRIEALKDEKFKCTEDHAKIKYAGECRMDQECPAACYCDRTTVDCSSRGLKEIPRDIPLYTTELLLNDNELNRIRSDGLFGRLPNLVKLDLRRNQISAVEPNAFEGATKIQELFISENKIPEVHNKMFLGLHQLKTLSLYDNLITCVMPGSFEFLSSLTQLNLASNPFRCNCHLGWFSDWLRKKQLGGPPARCASPAKVRDVPVKDLPHFEFKCTSDADQGCLGEXYCPPSCTCTGTVVRCSRNKLKEIPKSIPSETTELYLESNEISMIQMSRISHLKALTRLDLSNNKISMLSNHTFANLSRLSTLIISYNNLQCVQQYALAGLKNLKVLSLHGNHISMIPDGSFADLQAITHIALGSNPLYCDCSLKWLSEWVKRDYVEPGIARCAEPDAMKDKLVLSTPAAQFVCKGKVSNEILSKCDACYTFPCKNNAVCKALPERQYECQCPPGYHGAHCEFMIDACYGNPCRNNGTCTVMEEGRFSCQCMSGYSGARCEINIDDCTGHKCLNNATCVDGVNSYSCGCLPGYTGPYCESKIEFCGPDFNPCQNGAKCVDHSTHYSCECVPGYRGINCTDNIDDCVNHMCQNGGTCLDGINDYVCKCPSEFTGKFCEGTPMVAMLYPQTSPCQQHECKFGVCFQPNPSSADYICKCAPGYSGKRCEYLTSLTFLHNNSFVELEPLRTKPEANVTIVFSSTQQNGVLMYDGNNEHLAVELFNGRIRVSYDVGNYPVSTMYSFEMVADGKYHMVELLAIKKNFTLRVDRGLARSIINEGSKDFLKLTTPLYLGGLAPEPGQQAYKLWHLRNLTSFKGCMKEVWINHKQVDFLNAARQQKVTPGCALLDAESEGEVEDDFMQETPMILREVDPCENHQCKRGGKCIPNGKGGYSCKCKNGAKGKFCDQGEGSVSVVVDEDLPFKAPSSGSSTCRKEQVREYYTENECRSRQPLKYAKCVGGCGNQCCTAKIVRRRKVRMVCSNNTKYIKHLDIVRKCQCTKKCY; translated from the exons GCAGTTGACCGACAACCAAATCTACACGATAGAGAAGGACGCGCTGCTGGATCTGATTTCGCTGGAACGATT acgACTTAATAGCAATCGCTTAAAATCAATACCAGATAATTTTTTATCGAGCGCTGCTAATTTATTACGATT AGACCTGTCGCACAATGCCCTCGCAGCAATCCCGAAACGCGCCTTCAAGGGTGCCACCTCGCTGCGAAGTCTCCAGCTGGACAACAACCAGATCACGTGCCTCGACGAGCAGGCCATCAAGGGTCTGGCCGAGCTGGAAATCCT CacgctcaacaacaacaacatcacgaCACTTGCCCGGGACATGTTCACCGGGATGCCCCGGCTGAGGGCGTTGCGCCTGTCGGAGAATCCGTTCGCGTGCGACTGTCATCTGTCGTGGCTGGCGCGCTATCTGAAGAATGCACCCCGGCTGGCCCCGTACACGCGCTGCCACTCGCCCAGTCAGCTCAAGGGCCAGAACGTGGCCGACCTGCACGACCAGGAGTTCAAGTGTTCGG GACTCACCGAGAACGCACCAATGGAATGCGGTGGCCGCAGCCTGTGCCCCCACCCGTGTCGGTGCGCCGACGGTATCGTGGACTGCCGCGAGAAGAGCCTGACCAGCGTTCCGGCCACGCTGCCCGAGGACACCACCGAGCT GCGATTGGAGCAAAACTACATTACGGAAATCCCACCGAAAGCGTTCGCGGCCCACCGGAGGCTCAAACGGATCGACCTCTCGAACAACAACATCTCCCGCGTGGCTTACGATGCCTTCAGTGGCCTCAAATCGCTCACTTCGCT TGTCCTTTACGGAAATAAAATCAAGGATCTGCCGGCGAGTGTTTTCAAGGGATTAACGTCCCTGCAGCTGCTGTTGCTGAACGCGAACGAGATAACCTGCGTGCGGAAGGACGCCTTCAAGGATCTGCAGAATCTGAGCCTGCTCTCGCTGTACGATAACAACATCCAGACGCTGGCCAACGGCACGTTCGACGCGCTCAAGAGCATCCAAACTTT ACACTTGGCACGTAATCCCTTCATTTGCGATTGTAATCTCCGGTGGCTCGGCGACTATTTGCATCAGAACCCGATTGAGACGAGTGGAGCCCGCTGCGACTCGCCGAAACGCATGCAAAGACGCCGCATCGAAGCGCTCAAGGATGAGAAATTCAAAT GTACGGAAGATCACGCCAAAATCAAGTATGCCGGCGAGTGCCGCATGGATCAGGAGTGTCCGGCGGCGTGCTACTGCGACAGGACGACGGTGGACTGCTCGTCGCGCGGACTCAAGGAGATTCCGCGGGATATTCCGCTGTACACGACGGAGCT CCTCCTCAACGACAACGAGCTGAACCGCATCCGGTCGGACGGCCTGTTCGGACGGCTCCCCAACCTGGTCAAGCTGGATCTGCGCCGCAACCAGATCTCCGCCGTCGAACCGAACGCGTTCGAAGGTGCCACCAAGATCCAGGAGCTGTTCATCAGCGAGAACAAGATCCCCGAGGTGCACAACAAGATGTTCCTCGGACTGCACCAGCTCAAGACACT ATCATTGTACGATAACCTGATCACGTGCGTCATGCCCGGATCGTTCGAGTTCCTGTCTTCGCTGACTCAATT AAACCTCGCCTCGAACCCTTTCCGTTGCAATTGCCACCTCGGCTGGTTCTCGGATTGGCTCCGGAAGAAGCAACTGGGCGGACCGCCGGCTCGGTGCGCCTCCCCGGCCAAGGTTCGCGACGTGCCCGTCAAGGATCTGCCCCACTTTGAGTTCAAGTGCACCTCGGACGCCGACCAGGGCTGCCTGGGCG GGTACTGCCCGCCGTCCTGCACCTGCACCGGAACTGTGGTGCGCTGCTCGCGGAACAAGCTGAAGGAGATCCCGAAGAGCATTCCGTCGGAGACGACCGAGCTGTATCTGGAATCGAACGAAATCTCAATGATCCAAATGTCCCGGATCAGCCACCTGAAGGCGTTGACGCGACT AGACTTGAGCAACAACAAGATCAGCATGCTGTCGAACCACACGTTTGCCAATTTGTCCCGGCTGTCAACGCTCATCATCAGCTACAACAATCTGCAGTGCGTGCAGCAGTACGCGCTGGCCGGGTTGAAGAACCTGAAGGTGCTGTCGCTGCACGGTAACCACATCTCGATGATTCCGGACGGGTCGTTCGCGGATCTGCAGGCCATTACGCACAT CGCCCTCGGCAGCAACCCGCTGTACTGCGACTGCTCGCTCAAGTGGCTCTCCGAGTGGGTCAAGCGGGACTACGTCGAGCCGGGAATCGCCCGTTGCGCGGAGCCGGACGCGATGAAGGACAAGCTGGTTCTTTCGACACCGGCCGCGCAGTTTGTGTGCAAGGGGAAGGTCAGCAACGAAATCCTATCCAAGTGTGACGCGTGCTACACCTTCCCGTGCAAGAACAACGCCGTGTGCAAGGCCCTGCCGGAGCGCCAGTACGAGTGCCAGTGTCCGCCCGGGTACCACGGAGCGCACTGCGAGTTCATGATCGATGCTTGTTACGGGAATCCGTGCAGGAATAACGGCACGTGTACGGTGATGGAGGAGGGACGGTTCAGCTGTCAGTGTATGTCTGGGTATTCAGGGGCTAGATGTGAGATCAACATCGATGACTGTACTGGGCACAAGTGTTTGAACAATGCTACCTGCGTTGATGGGGTAAACTCGTACAGCTGTGGATGTCTGCCGGGTTACACGGGTCCGTACTGTGAGTCTAAGATTGAGTTCTGTGGACCGGACTTTAACCCGTGTCAGAATGGAGCGAAGTGCGTGGACCATTCGACGCACTACAGCTGCGAGTGTGTTCCGGGCTATCGAGGCATCAATTGTACGGATAACATTGACGATTGCGTGAATCACATGTGCCAGAACGGTGGAACGTGCCTCGACGGCATCAACGACTACGTGTGCAAGTGTCCGTCGGAGTTTACGGGTAAATTCTGCGAAGGAACTCCGATGGTCGCAATGTTGTACCCTCAGACGTCTCCGTGTCAGCAGCACGAGTGCAAGTTTGGAGTTTGCTTTCAGCCGAATCCTTCTAGCGCGGACTATATCTGCAAATGCGCTCCGGGCTATTCCGGCAAGCGCTGTGAATACCTTACAAGTTTAACGTTCCTGCACAATAACTCCTTCGTCGAGTTGGAACCGCTGCGAACAAAGCCGGAAGCGAACGTGACCATTGTCTTCAGCAGCACGCAACAGAACGGAGTCCTAATGTACGACGGAAACAACGAACACTTGGCCGTTGAACTGTTCAACGGCCGCATCCGGGTCAGCTACGACGTCGGCAACTACCCGGTCTCAACCATGTACAGCTTCGAGATGGTCGCCGATGGGAAGTACCACATGGTTGAGCTGCTCGCGATCAAGAAGAACTTTACGCTGCGCGTCGATCGTGGCCTCGCCCGCTCGATCATCAACGAGGGCTCCAAGGACTTCCTGAAGCTGACGACGCCGCTGTACCTGGGTGGTCTGGCGCCCGAACCGGGCCAGCAGGCGTACAAGCTGTGGCATCTGCGCAACCTGACCAGCTTCAAGGGCTGCATGAAAGAGGTGTGGATCAACCACAAGCAGGTGGACTTCCTGAACGCGGCCCGCCAGCAGAAGGTGACACCCGGCTGCGCCCTGCTGGACGCCGAAAGCGAGGGCGAGGTCGAGGACGACTTTATGCAGGAGACGCCGATGATACTGAGAGAG GTCGACCCGTGCGAGAACCACCAGTGCAAGCGCGGTGGCAAGTGCATACCGAACGGCAAGGGTGGCTACTCGTGCAAGTGTAAGAACGGTGCCAAGGGCAAATTCTGCGACCAAGGTGAGGGCTCGGTCTCGGTGGTCGTCGACGAGGACCTCCCCTTCAAAGCTCCCTCTTCCG GGTCCTCGACTTGTCGCAAGGAGCAAGTGCGAGAGTACTACACGGAGAATGAGTGTCGATCGCGGCAACCGCTCAAGTACGCCAAGTGCGTGGGCGGTTGCGGAAACCAGTGTTGCACGGCCAAGATCGTACGAAGGAGAAAA GTACGCATGGTGTGCAGCAACAATACCAAATACATCAAGCACCTCGATATCGTGCGCAAATGCCAATGTACAAAGAAATGCTACTGA